In Penicillium oxalicum strain HP7-1 chromosome I, whole genome shotgun sequence, a single window of DNA contains:
- a CDS encoding FK506-binding protein 4 has product MSAVQPVAVYTLRVPAGSMVQAVPNAAASFRVSMAAIDPDEEPEFDDGDSSKSGRATLKIVRPPPGFGEDSDDEDYSDEDYDDEEEDSDDEEVNGGPSDKEKARKLKQAAAQKELEDAMEEDDEDDEENDGGFDLKAAISKLIKGKSPLTGDDDDEDDASSDGALEFDESVICTLFADKNCQQPLDIVVCEGEVVFFKNTGNQTVFLTGNYVVGLDELQDHDHDHDHDEDDEDDYDLSPDEEELDMEELLAMDDDESDDLDDMDDPRITEVDSEEEEAPKLVEAKAKGKKRAAEEESLDEMMAKGAKGKAAKEEPTLTKAQQKKLKKNNGDAAAVEPKKEKETKEAKADKKVQFAKNLEQGPTPNGDKPTGTLGVKEVKGVKIDDKKLGKGVAAKSGNTVAMRYIGKLEDGKVFDSNKKGKPFTFKLGKGEVIKGWDIGIAGMAPGGERRITIPPHLAYGKKALPGIPANSKLIFDVKLLEIK; this is encoded by the exons ATGTCCGCTGTTCAACCGGTTGCTGTTTATACCCTCCGGGTTCCTGCCGGCTCCATGGTGCAGGCCGTGCCTAACGCCGCGGCTTCG TTCCGTGTCAGCATGGCTGCCATTGACCCCGATGAGGAGCCCGAGTTTGACGACGGCGATTCTAGCAAGTCTGGCCGCGCCACATTGAAGATTGTGCGCCCTCCTCCCGGGTTTGGTGAGGActccgacgacgaggacTACAGCGATGAGGACtacgacgacgaggaagaggactctgatgacgaggaagtcAACGGTGGACCTAGCGACAAGGAGAAGGCCCGCAAGTTGAAGCAAGCGGCCGCTCAGAAGGAGCTTGAGGACGCtatggaggaggatgatgaggatgatgaagagaaCGATGGCGGCTTCGACCTCAAGGCTGCTATCTCCAAGCTGATCAAGGGCAAGAGCCCCCTCACCggtgacgacgatgatgaggatgatgcaTCCAGCGATGGTGCTCTGGAGTTCGATGAGTCTGTTATCTGTACTCTCTTTGCCGATAAG AACTGCCAGCAACCTCTTGACATTGTTGTCTGTGAAGGTGAGGttgtcttcttcaagaaCACTGGTAACCAGACTGTCTTCTTGACTGGTAACTACGTTGTCGGTCTTGATGAGCTTCAAGATCATGATCAcgatcatgaccatgacgaagacgacgaggacgactATGATCTCTCCcccgatgaggaggagcttgACATGGAGGAGTTGCTGGCCATGGACGACGACGAGAGTGACGACCTTGACGACATGGATGACCCCCGCATCACTGAAGTCGAcagcgaggaggaggaggctccCAAGTTGgtcgaggccaaggccaagggcaagaagcgtGCCGCTGAGGAGGAGAGTCTCGACGAGATGATGGCCAAGGGTGCCAAGGGTaaggccgccaaggaggagCCTACCTTGACCAAGGCCCAACAgaagaagctgaagaagaacaacggTGACGCTGCCGCCGTTGagcccaagaaggagaaggagaccaaggaggccaaggccgacaAGAAGGTCCAGTTTGCCAAGAACCTCGAGCAGGGTCCCACCCCCAACGGTGACAAGCCCACCGGCACCCTTGGTGTCAAGGAGGTGAAGGGTGTTAAGATCGACGACAAGAAGCTTGGCAAGGGTGTCGCTGCTAAGAGCGGTAACACTGTCGCCATGCGCTACATCGGCAAGCTTGAGGACGGCAAGGTTTTTGACTCCAACAAGAAGGGCAAGCCTTTCACCTTCAAGCTCGGCAAGGGCGAGGTCATCAAGGGTTGGGACATCGGTATCGCCGGCATGGCGCCCGGTGGTGAGCGTCGCATCACCATCCCTCCCCACCTTGCTTACGGCAAGAAGGCCCTGCCCGGCATTCCTGCCAACTCCAAGCTGATCTTCGATGTCAAGCTCCTTGAAATCAAGTAA
- a CDS encoding Mitochondrial intermediate peptidase has translation MLRPLGRRPWTCRKCLSSQRSRTFESAASTIPRAHTSYIPADHGASGKKADDDTLRRVFDSRQFWKDFSYKRGLGSKRTGLVQNQYLTSPEGFRHFANVSLQKCQAIVTKVLQASTLDEYRALARNLDRLSDLLCRVIDLSDFIRTIHADPQIQEAATQAYALMFEYMNVLNTTTGLHDQLSKAIANPDVTSHWTEAETIVAQILMKDFTNSAIHMPPSERQRFVNLSNDISQVGSDFFGGAEPAKSQVVFSANSLQGLDPLMVQRIKKWNNKAPVPTAGIVPRLVLRSVRDEAVRKEVYLATRTSSSRQIHRLEKLLMKRSELAQLSGYSSFANMTLSDKMAKTPEAVSNFLTSLISSNRGLVSEELAQLQQMKGGALQPWDHAYYVHKRVMEYSQARRSRELSAVPEFFSLGTVMQGLSRLFDRLYGVRLVPQETAAGETWHPDVRRLDVVNEAEQHIAVVYCDLFSRPGKHPNPAHFTLRCSREILADEVAECASMDGSVHPNDGMATAVDPKTNTLRQLPTIALVCDFQEPAPNASGRPTLLSEQSVRTLFHEMGHAVHSILGQTPLQSISGTRCSTDFAELPSVLMESFATAPEVLALYARHWQTDEPLSESMMRSMDQDRQAHGSIYGAVENEAQILMALVDQAYHSIPCDQAAKGIDTTEIYHRVFNQYSSLPEPDEIRPRTSWQGFFGHLYGYGATYYSYIFDRAIANKIWQDVFLSGQAAVDRSAGERYKNEVLRWGGGRTGWECVAGVLGENNPSNADGRLVEGRDEAMREVGRWGLGRDGVSG, from the coding sequence ATGCTTCGCCCTCTTGGGCGCAGACCTTGGACGTGTCGCAAGTGTCTGTCTTCCCAGCGATCACGAACCTTCGAAAGCGCTGCCTCGACAATCCCACGAGCCCATACAAGTTACATCCCAGCCGACCATGGCGCCTCGGGGAAGAAAGCCGATGATGACACCTTACGACGGGTCTTCGACTCTCGACAATTTTGGAAGGACTTCTCATACAAGCGTGGTTTAGGGTCAAAGCGGACGGGGTTGGTTCAGAATCAATACCTCACCAGCCCAGAAGGATTTCGTCATTTTGCCAATGTCTCGCTGCAGAAATGCCAGGCTATTGTGACAAAAGTCTTGCAAGCGTCTACCTTGGATGAATACCGGGCGCTTGCACGGAACCTCGATCGACTGAGCGACCTTCTGTGTCGTGTGATCGATCTGTCCGACTTTATTCGGACCATCCATGCAGACCCTCAAATACAGGAAGCTGCGACGCAGGCGTACGCACTCATGTTCGAGTATATGAATGTTCTGAACACGACCACCGGTCTGCATGACCAGCTGAGCAAGGCGATCGCGAACCCGGACGTGACTTCACATTggaccgaggccgagactATTGTGGCGCAGATTCTGATGAAGGACTTTACCAATTCTGCCATCCACATGCCACCAAGTGAAAGACAGCGATTTGTCAACCTGTCGAACGATATCAGCCAGGTTGGCTCGGACTTTTTTGGAGGTGCAGAGCCCGCCAAATCCCAGGTGGTCTTCAGCGCCAACAGCCTCCAGGGACTAGATCCGCTGATGGTGCAGCGGATCAAGAAATGGAACAACAAAGCCCCCGTACCGACTGCGGGTATCGTCCCTCGACTTGTGCTCCGGTCTGTGAGGGATGAGGCAGTTCGGAAGGAAGTTTATCTTGCGACCCGCACGTCAAGCTCTCGACAGATCCATCGCTTGGAGAAACTCTTGATGAAGAGATCGGAGCTGGCTCAACTCTCCGGGTACAGTAGCTTTGCCAACATGACCCTCAGTGATAAAATGGCCAAAACCCCCGAAGCAGTCTCAAATTTCCTGACGTCTCTGATTTCGAGCAATCGGGGTCTTGTGAGCGAAGAGCTGGCCCAGCTGCAACAGATGAAGGGTGGCGCCCTGCAGCCCTGGGACCATGCGTACTATGTGCACAAGCGCGTGATGGAGTACTCCCAAGCCCGCCGGTCGCGCGAGTTGAGCGCCGTTCCTGAGTTCTTCTCCCTCGGGACGGTCATGCAGGGCCTGTCGCGGCTTTTTGACCGTCTCTACGGCGTTCGACTGGTACCGCAAGAGACGGCTGCCGGAGAGACCTGGCATCCAGATGTCCGCCGGCTGGATGTGGTGAACGAGGCGGAGCAGCACATCGCCGTGGTCTACTGCGATCTGTTTTCGCGACCCGGCAAGCATCCGAATCCTGCGCACTTTACACTCCGCTGTTCGCGCGAGATTTTGGCGGATGAGGTCGCCGAATGCGCCTCGATGGATGGATCCGTGCATCCCAACGACGGCATGGCCACTGCCGTTGACCCCAAGACCAATACGCTGCGCCAATTGCCCACCATCGCTCTGGTGTGTGATTTCCAAGAACCTGCGCCCAATGCCTCCGGACGCCCAACTCTGCTGAGCGAGCAGAGCGTGCGCACTCTATTCCACGAAATGGGTCATGCGGTCCATTCGATTCTGGGCCAGACGCCTCTCCAATCCATCTCCGGCACTCGATGCTCGACCGACTTTGCCGAGCTCCCCTCGGTACTGATGGAGAGCTTTGCGACCGCACCCGAAGTCTTGGCCCTGTATGCTCGGCATTGGCAAACCGACGAGCCCCTGTCGGAGAGCATGATGCGGAGCATGGACCAGGACCGTCAGGCACACGGCTCCATCTACGGGGCCGTTGAGAACGAGGCACAGATTCTGATGGCGCTGGTGGATCAGGCGTACCATTCCATTCCTTGCGATCAGGCCGCCAAGGGGATCGACACGACCGAGATCTATCACCGGGTGTTCAACCAGTACTCCAGCCTGCCCGAACCTGACGAGATTCGGCCACGCACCTCCTGGCAAGGTTTCTTTGGACATCTGTACGGCTATGGCGCTACCTACTACAGCTACATCTTTGACCGGGCGATCGCCAACAAGATCTGGCAGGACGTCTTTCTGTCCGGGCAGGCTGCAGTGGACCGTTCCGCTGGAGAACGATACAAGAACGAAGTACTCCGTTGGGGCGGTGGCCGCACCGGGTGGGAATGTGTTGCCGGAGTCCTTGGAGAGAACAATCCTTCGAATGCGGATGGGCGATTGGTGGAAGGTCGTGATGAAGCCATGCGCGAGGTTGGCCGTTGGGGTCTTGGACGAGACGGTGTGTCTGGCTAG
- a CDS encoding Serine/threonine-protein kinase cbk1 — MTISSIPSTQCRPSVRGLWSTHKSTFTTSHHHASSSTSTPSDRTLSPISDDQSSKPRFRFRLTRSGSKLLSLLGLGASSNDNRTKTEPESSEEAESHQNARDGPFAPDSALMGCNFQTANCSPETEQLMASTSLTGQDLPSREFHHGRDNDREAFTPSHSHSTNIKPHSPDAKKDKGKIVPELDSQSKPSVIDRVSPKLSWPFGYTTVVHRQKFRERPNIIIPNKLITSVIRADGDGASDTSSGPSITPSSGGFQTLYSAPSTPLTSAEPSPTRELDSEMAWSFGSSNHSNGAPALDLSKDSGKQVPTILTVEAASVAKVYLELYFNSILQNSNPREKRMNELEQQIDACRMASEGDGMRHRCAVQENGYLRQCRAFKTRIRSSSYKQKNPVDFYDIIKTLGKGSFGEVHLVREKDVQPREDDLKALRNTGPFARLRRTELNSSAVDVASKNRRRCLNEEKKECYAMKVIKKSDMVRNCQEGHVRAERDFLVVAARSRWVVPLIASFQDDNFLYLVMDFMIGGDFLGLLICKNILSEDWTRFYIAEMVLCIEEAHRLCWIHRDIKPDNFLISASGHLKISDFGLAFDGHWSHDQAYYNNQRYTLLERLGIDVKGDQEDQVAAADTNEPVNVESYQRQGSHCPKYEVPATDILEWRNQRERRRFAKSVVGTSSYMAPEVIRGEMYDGRCDWWSLGIILYECLYGYTPFACETRYDTKMRILHHYKTLHFPRETPMERLVSRDAVDLILRLLQEREYRLCSPKYRANNILIGHLPSPEWLYTMDSRYRECTNFWVYPNDAIDIKLHPFFRGTRWDRLHLTEPPYVPQVKGWEDTRYFADEASDQPEKRTDESESNERCRNEGDASNQSPATGDAAPRSIDMFRNEHPIPGGIPIFSGPAVDSAEPHKLIAPSQEAKRKKRKERPRDKILRDCRVGKTALQIRKNGAFLGNIAIAGGNDYQNAQQEESSGVESE, encoded by the exons ATGACAATCTCTAGTATACCAAGCACGCAGTGCCGGCCGAGTGTGCGAGGCCTTTGGAGCACACACAAGTCCACTTTCACTACTAGCCATCATCATGCGTCCTCTTCCACATCAACCCCATCAGACCGTACACTATCCCCTATCTCCGACGACCAGAGCAGCAAACCGCGATTCCGATTCCGTCTGACTCGTAGTGGCTCAAAATTGCTTTCGTTGCTGGGCCTTGGGGCCTCTTCCAATG ATAACAGGACAAAGACCGAGCCCGAGTCATCAGAAGAAGCTGAAAGTCACCAGAACGCCCGAGATGGACCATTCGCACCAGATTCGGCGTTAATGGGCTGCAATTTTCAAACAGCTAATTGCTCCCCTGAAACAGAGCAGCTGATGGCCAGTACCTCTTTGACAGGCCAGGACCTTCCCTCACGAGAATTTCACCACGGGCGAGACAATGATCGCGAGGCTTTTACACCGTCTCATTCTCATTCAACGAACATAAAACCACACTCCCCAGACGcgaaaaaagacaagggaAAAATTGTGCCGGAGCTTGATTCTCAGTCGAAGCCGAGTGTGATAGATCGTGTTTCACCGAAACTCTCCTGGCCATTCGGATACACAACCGTTGTACATCGTCAGAAATTTCGCGAGAGACCAAACATCATCATTCCAAACAAACTCATTACTTCAGTGATTCGCgccgatggtgatggtgCCAGTGACACCAGTTCTGGCCCTTCAATAACTCCGAGCAGTGGCGGCTTTCAAACTCTATACTCTGCACCCTCAACTCCACTGACATCTGCAGAGCCATCTCCAACTCGGGAGCTCGATTCTGAGATGGCATGGAGTTTCGGGTCTTCAAATCATTCCAATGGTGCCCCAGCTCTAGATCTGAGCAAAGACTCCGGCAAGCAAGTCCCGACCATCTTGACCGTGGAAGCTGCATCTGTTGCGAAGGTTTACCTGGAGCTGTACTTCAACTCTATCTTACAAAATTCGAATCCGCGTGAAAAGCGAATGAATGAGCTGGAGCAGCAAATTGATGCATGTCGAATGGCTTCCGAAGGAGATGGCATGCGACATAGATGTGCTGTCCAAGAAAATGGGTATCTGCGCCAATGTCGTGCGTTCAAAACGCGCATCAGATCGTCGAGCTATAAACAAAAGAACCCCGTGGATTTTTACGATATCATCAAGACATTGGGCAAAGGAAGCTTTGGTGAAGTACACCTAGTTCGAGAAAAGGATGTCCAGCCCAGGGAAGACGATCTGAAAGCGTTGCGCAATACAGGCCCTTTCGCCAGGCTTCGGCGGACCGAGCTGAACAGCTCTGCAGTGGACGTAGCGAGCAAAAACAGACGAAGGTGTTTgaacgaagaaaaaaaagagtgttACGCGATGAAAGTTATCAAAAAGTCTGACATGGTCCGAAATTGCCAAGAGGGTCATGTTCGAGCGGAGAGAGACTTTTTGGTCGTTGCCGCGAGGTCTCGCTGGGTGGTCCCGTTGATTGCCAGTTTTCAAGATGACAACTTCTTGTATTTGGTCATGGATTTCATGATTGGCGGTGACTTTCTCGGTCTTTTGATCTGCAAGAACATACTGAGTGAAGACTGGACTCGTTTTTACATCGCCGAAATGGTTCTGTGTATCGAGGAAGCTCATCGGCTTTGCTGGATCCACCGTGACATCAAGCCTGACAACTTTCTTATCTCGGCGTCTGGGCATCTCAAAATATCGGATTTTGGATTGGCATTTGACGGGCACTGGTCTCATGACCAAGCCTACTATAACAATCAACGGTACACTCTTCTTGAGAGGCTTGGAATCGATGTCAAaggcgaccaagaagatcaagtaGCGGCCGCCGATACAAATGAGCCTGTCAATGTTGAGTCCTATCAAAGGCAAGGAAGTCATTGTCCAAAGTACGAAGTCCCCGCAACAGATATCCTGGAATGGCGAAATCAGCGAGAGCGTCGCCGGTTTGCAAAGAGCGTGGTTGGAACCAGCTCCTATATGGCCCCCGAAGTCATCCGAGGCGAAATGTACGACGGGAGATGCGACTGGTGGAGCTTGGGAATCATCCTATATGAG TGCCTCTACGGATATACACCATTTGCATGCGAGACCAGATACGACACTAAGATGCGTATTCTT CACCATTACAAGACTTTGCACTTCCCAAGAGAAACTCCAATGGAGAGGCTTGTGTCCCGAGACGCTGTTGACCTGATTTTGAGACTCCTCCAAGAAAGGGAATACAGGCTTTGTTCGCCCAAGTATCGTGCCAACAACATACTCATTGGTCACTTACCATCGCCTGAATGGCTTTATACAATGGATTCTCGTTATCGAGAGTGCACCAACTTTTGGGTGTATCCAAATGATGCAATTGACATCAAGCTGCACCCATTCTTCAGAGGTACCCGCTGGGATCGACTCCATCTGACAGAACCACCGTATGTTCCTCAGGTCAAAGGTTGGGAAGATACTCGTTACTTTGCCGACGAAGCCTCTGATCAGCCCGAGAAGCGAACGGACGAAAGCGAATCCAACGAGAGGTGCAGAAACGAAGGTGATGCCTCGAACCAATCTCCAGCTACTGGTGATGCAGCCCCCCGTTCCATTGACATGTTCAGAAATGAGCATCCTATCCCAGGAGGAATTCCCATCTTTTCCGGTCCTGCTGTTGACAGTGCCGAGCCTCATAAATTGATTGCACCTAGCCAAGAGgccaagagaaaaaagcgCAAAGAGCGCCCACGAGACAAGATTTTGCGAGACTGCCGAGTAGGCAAGACAGCTCTGCAGATTCGTAAAAACGGCGCCTTCCTGGG AAATATCGCGATTGCCGGAGGCAATGACTACCAGAATGCTCAGCAGGAGGAGTCGAGCGGTGTTGAGTCCGAGTGA
- a CDS encoding putative transcription initiation factor TFIID: MPHATQTQAPEAPEDAEFDNVMRQLNNYEGGPEFDFLTRDLDVGEKAEDAIDFEDFEDDELPEEEVPGAPQQPAANDAHDDLFADLGADDTGLFGPNDDLFGGNGDEANFQDGDGNGEGDNLDDLFGEGPASPPPAGQADDTRDLFEDDEPTTNEQPVETPQEPITKLDQDQPLPYEVEEDDMLDDASVFSEEMDEATLRAWKLQQQLFAMSGKAGPENLPAPPENHEELLHSLFPSFDRHTLPRWLEIIPHKKAFYIGKQPLKVPKPVLPTKVNIELAPDQERVFKTGQPNKRGADQESLGIVMITETAQGEEEEADEEEKEDLDLGDADADEILPGGFTMQDLRTICVDWDVQDNIPQVAEEAPPSVRKASASKQSDAFIDDDDADWLMDDNPPQKKRKTGTAPIDIIALSHLDIPLLDEPEQAVAQVAKKVIIDMNDPNILVEELRPDAVPPRPKQTGPRNREDVDTNLTRKLTSRYNISNDQAYDMLKQNHQNKIRSTLGNVTLEHALPALRLQWPYYKTELQKTEARSFHRPALNFRAGQTSWFKNPPHIKRKHLKGKDAKTLFDSTKSLSLADNSSALLVEYSEEVPMVLSNFGMCNRFINYYRRKNPDDPTRPKAEIGETAVLLPQDKSPFSIFGHVDPGEIVPAISNSMYRAPLFPHQTKSNDFLVIRSTTGSGGMSYFIRNIENFYVAGQQFPSVDIPGPHSRKVTTVAKNRMKMLVYRLLKKSADERLAISDVTAHIPGTTDMQNRQKVKDFLQHDKDTKYWKPLDPVLPDQDTIRSWVQPEDVCLLESMQVGQQHLHDTGFGNDAENSNENDEDEEGESFEQQMAPWKASRNFLLASQGKAMLKLHGEGDPTGRGEGFSFIKTSMKGGFKAIGESVEDKLDAQRLKELGGHSYNVARQQKSYETSIRRIWDAQKASLSSTIEHSDEESDIDQGEMEEFNKPTPRSEAPTPAPTRRYDDETTSQFSRMSFTSQKGKVLRITRQYKAPNGEILEKEQLVWDPRVIRQYIQHRHRSEALTTKLESLQPTGDPEVDARNRKLIEAELSRLNRNKERRFAREKQKGISRAGDSPADGKPAGTQRKCANCGQVGHIKTNKKLCPLLNGTMKPEDRVTDSAFSMSAPIL, translated from the coding sequence ATGCCTCACGCTACACAAACACAGGCCCCTGAGGCTCCAGAGGATGCCGAATTTGATAATGTTATGCGACAACTGAACAATTACGAGGGTGGCCCAGAGTTCGACTTCTTGACCCGAGATCTGGACGTTGGCGAGAAGGCGGAGGACGCAAtcgactttgaagactttgaagatgacgaaCTCCCAGAGGAGGAAGTGCCTGGTGCACCTCAGCAGCCAGCAGCGAACGATGCGCACGATGATCTTTTCGCCGATCTAGGAGCAGACGACACGGGGCTTTTTGGGCCAAACGACGATCTCTTTGGAGGCAATGGCGACGAAGCAAACTTTCAAGATGGGGATGGGAATGGAGAGGGCGATAATTTGGATGACCTGTTTGGTGAAGGGcccgcctctcctcctcctgctggcCAGGCGGACGACACCCGGGATCTCTTCGAGGACGACGAGCCTACAACGAATGAACAACCCGTCGAAACACCACAGGAGCCGATAACAAAATTGGATCAAGACCAGCCTTTACCTTATGaagtggaggaagatgatatGCTTGACGACGCCAGTGTCTTCTctgaggaaatggatgaagcAACCCTGCGGGCCTGGAAGCTTCAGCAACAGCTTTTCGCGATGTCTGGGAAAGCCGGTCCCGAGAATCTACCTGCACCGCCGGAAAATCATGAAGAGCTTCTCCACTCTTTGTTCCCAAGCTTCGACCGCCATACCCTTCCGCGCTGGCTCGAGATTATTCCTCACAAGAAGGCATTTTACATTGGGAAGCAGCCTCTCAAGGTGCCCAAGCCCGTCCTTCCGACAAAAGTCAACATTGAACTTGCTCCCGACCAGGAACGTGTCTTCAAAACTGGACAGCCGAACAAGCGAGGGGCTGATCAGGAGTCTCTGGGTATCGTGATGATTACGGAGACTGCgcaaggggaggaggaggaagcagacgaagaagaaaaggaagatcTCGACTTGGGTGATGCTGATGCCGATGAGATTCTTCCTGGGGGATTCACCATGCAAGACCTGCGAACAATATGTGTCGATTGGGATGTTCAAGACAATATTCCTCAGGTAGCAGAGGAGGCTCCTCCTTCCGTTCGCAAAGCTTCTGCGTCTAAGCAATCCGATGCcttcatcgatgatgacgatgcgGACTGGTTGATGGATGACAATCCTCCCCAAAAGAAACGGAAGACGGGCACGGCACCTATCGACATCATTGCTCTATCTCATCTAGACATCCCTCTCCTAGATGAGCCAGAACAGGCGGTGGCGCAGGTCGCGAAAaaggtcatcatcgacatgAATGACCCAAATATTCTTGTGGAGGAATTGAGACCTGACGCCGTGCCGCCAAGACCAAAACAGACAGGTCCTCGAAATCGAGAGGACGTGGATACCAACCTCACTCGCAAACTCACTTCTCGTTACAATATTTCCAACGACCAGGCTTACGATATGCTCAAGCAAAATCATCAGAACAAGATTCGAAGTACCCTTGGCAATGTCACTTTGGAGCACGCTTTACCAGCCTTGCGCTTGCAGTGGCCTTACTATAAGACCGAGTTACAAAAGACCGAAGCCCGATCCTTCCACAGACCAGCCTTGAATTTCCGAGCCGGGCAAACCTCTTGGTTCAAAAACCCTCCGCACATCAAACGCAAGCATCTGAAAGGCAAGGATGCCAAAACGCTGTTCGACTCGACAAAGTCGCTTTCATTGGCCGATAATTCAAGCGCTCTTCTGGTGGAATATTCCGAGGAAGTTCCTATGGTTCTCTCCAATTTCGGCATGTGCAATCGATTCATCAATTACTATCGGAGAAAAAACCCCGACGACCCCACGCGCCCAAAGGCAGAGATTGGTGAGACAGCCGTTTTGCTCCCGCAAGACAAGAGTCCCTTTTCTATCTTCGGGCATGTCGATCCGGGCGAGATAGTTCCAGCAATCTCCAACTCCATGTACAGGGCGCCCCTCTTCCCGCATCAAACAAAATCAAATGATTTCCTTGTCATCCGGAGCACTACCGGCTCAGGGGGTATGAGTTATTTCATTCGAAATATTGAGAACTTTTATGTTGCGGGACAACAGTTCCCATCCGTCGATATCCCTGGACCTCATTCACGAAAGGTCACTACCGTTGCGAAGAATCGCATGAAAATGCTAGTCTACCGACTTCTCAAAAAGAGTGCCGATGAACGGCTTGCAATCTCAGATGTGACGGCACATATTCCTGGTACTACCGACATGCAAAATCGTCAAAAGGTCAAAGATTTCCTGCAGCACGACAAGGACACCAAATACTGGAAGCCATTGGATCCAGTCCTCCCGGATCAAGATACCATCCGATCCTGGGTTCAGCCCGAAGATGTCTGTCTGTTAGAGTCCATGCAAGTCGGACAACAACATCTGCATGACACTGGTTTCGGAAACGACGCCGAAAATAGTAACGAGaacgacgaagacgaggagggtgAAAGCTTCGAACAGCAGATGGCCCCTTGGAAGGCATCCCGCAATTTCCTTTTGGCCTCTCAGGGCAAGGCCATGCTTAAGCTCCACGGCGAAGGCGACCCTACTGGCCGTGGTGAAGGTTTCAGTTTCATCAAAACGTCAATGAAGGGTGGCTTCAAGGCCATTGGTGAAAGTGTTGAAGATAAATTGGACGCACAACGGCTCAAGGAGCTTGGCGGGCATAGTTACAATGTCGCCCGCCAACAAAAATCCTACGAAACCTCTATTCGACgcatctgggatgcgcagAAAGCCAGCCTCTCTTCCACCATTGAGCACTCGGATGAAGAGAGCGACATTGATCAGGGAGAAATGGAGGAGTTCAACAAGCCTACTCCTCGATCCGAAGCTCCCACGCCTGCACCTACCAGGCGCTACGACGACGAAACCACCAGTCAGTTCAGTCGCATGAGTTTCACTAGCCAGAAAGGGAAAGTTCTTCGAATCACCCGACAGTATAAAGCTCCCAACGGcgagattctggagaagGAACAGCTTGTCTGGGATCCACGAGTCATCCGACAGTACATTCAACACCGACATCGCTCCGAAGCCCTCACAACCAAACTGGAGTCTCTGCAGCCAACCGGCGACCCGGAGGTGGACGCTCGCAACCGCAAACTGATCGAAGCCGAGCTCAGTCGTCTCAATCGAAACAAGGAACGCCGTTTCGCCCGCGAGAAACAAAAGGGCATCTCTCGAGCAGGCGATTCGCCCGCAGATGGCAAACCTGCTGGAACGCAGCGCAAGTGTGCCAACTGTGGTCAAGTTGGACACATCAAGACCAACAAAAAGCTTTGCCCTTTGCTGAATGGAACGATGAAGCCCGAGGATCGAGTCACGGACTCGGCATTCTCTATGAGCGCTCCCATTCTGTAA